A window of the Loxodonta africana isolate mLoxAfr1 chromosome 3, mLoxAfr1.hap2, whole genome shotgun sequence genome harbors these coding sequences:
- the LOC135230526 gene encoding serine/threonine-protein kinase MARK2-like, with amino-acid sequence MLQSHLAFSAVEETHVGRYHLLRTIGKGASAKVKLAQHIITGQEVAIKIIDKIQHTSSDLHRLYREIEIMKDLHHPNIVKLFEVIENEHALYIVMEYASGRDLFYHLVNHGFMSEKEAQTKFQQIVSAVKYCHDKGIVHRDLKTENLLLDKRMNIKLADFGLGTEFTPGSKLDTFCGTPPYSAPELLQGEKYDGPPVDVWSLGVILYFMVTGSLPFRGKTLTKLREQVLQGQYHVPFHMSSQCQHLLSKIFIRDPRKRATLEDILAHLWMKVSHEEKQKLYVQPLPDYDNHWHTEVTVNTGYVQEDIHDSLLNHNYNDANATYLILHHDTYDIDSHTSTLEPQAEAHCTDSHTPSSSHEVPPTVCPKPKQRSYTEPTIPTFGYYIRDALNTLSEGGMGTSMVSTSPSFSLALAHLRQQSTTAWAQPNQDSDLYAKVRNSEVPQPITPPQCVSVPSSSAYTINESAEAPEKTSFTQGMSKLSSVNEEQVHELPDQPSLPQTVSLASSSEEQVHELPDQPSLPQTVSPASSSVSSQGWKQATGRFFKLMRRCLCFTYDKKDHKASDSKAAQMIKPQQAKPRSLKFTWRMKITSSLEPDEMLQEICQVLDANGCDWDLTHKYTLLCMNGTPGQQDFTQWRMEVCTLPRRTLNGVKVKRISGTSEAFNSIVSKITRDLAL; translated from the coding sequence ATGCTGCAGAGCCACTTAGCCTTCTCTGCTGTGGAGGAAACTCATGTGGGACGCTACCACCTCCTCAGAACCATCGGCAAGGGGGCATCTGCCAAGGTCAAGCTGGCCCAGCACATCATCACCGGCCAAGAGGTAGCCATTAAAATAATTGACAAGATCCAGCACACGTCCTCCGACCTCCACAGACTATACAGAGAGATAGAAATTATGAAGGATCTCCATCATCCAAATATTGTAAAGCTGTTTGAAGTCATAGAGAATGAGCACGCCCTCTATATAGTGATGGAGTATGCAAGTGGAAGGGACCTCTTTTACCACCTAGTGAATCATGGCTTCATGAGCGaaaaagaggcccaaacgaaATTCCAACAAATAGTGTCAGCGGTGAAGTACTGCCACGACAAGGGTATTGTTCACAGGGATCTGAAAACAGAAAACCTACTATTGGACAAGCGAATGAACATCAAACTTGCAGACTTTGGTTTAGGAACTGAATTCACCCCAGGGAGCAAGCTGGATACCTTCTGTGGCACTCCCCCTTATTCTGCCCCAGAACTCCTTCAGGGAGAAAAGTATGACGGACCCCCAGTGGATgtgtggagcctgggagtcatccTATACTTCATGGTAACTGGATCTCTGCCTTTTCGTGGGAAGACCTTGACGAAGCTGCGAGAGCAGGTGCTGCAGGGACAATATCACGTTCCCTTCCACATGTCTAGCCAGTGTCAACACCTGCTCAGTAAAATTTTCATTCGTGACCCAAGAAAGAGAGCCACATTAGAGGACATCCTAGCACATCTATGGATGAAGGTGagccatgaagaaaaacaaaagctctATGTGCAGCCACTCCCAGACTACGATAACCACTGGCACACTGAGGTGACGGTGAACACGGGTTACGTGCAGGAAGACATTCATGACTCACTGTTGAACCACAATTACAATGACGCGAACGCCACCTATCTGATCCTGCATCACGACACATATGACATTGACAGCCACACCAGCACCCTGGAACCCCAGGCTGAAGCCCATTGCACCGATAGCCACACTCCTTCCTCATCCCATGAAGTGCCTCCTACCGTCTGTCCTAAACCCAAACAGCGTAGTTACACCGAGCCCACCATTCCCACCTTTGGTTACTACATCCGCGATGCTTTGAACACTCTCTCTGAGGGAGGGATGGGGACCTCCATGGTGTCTACTTCTCCATCAttctccctggccctggcccaCCTGCGGCAGCAATCTACCACAGCCTGGGCACAGCCCAACCAGGACTCTGACCTGTATGCCAAGGTGAGAAACAGTGAGGTGCCACAGCCCATCACACCACCCCAGTGTGTTTCTGTGCCTTCCTCCTCAGCCTACACCATCAACGAGAGTGCCGAGGCACCGGAGAAAACCAGTTTTACTCAGGGAATGTCAAAACTAAGCTCCGTAAATGAGGAGCAGGTGCATGAGTTACCTGACCAGCCGAGTTTGCCCCAGACTGTGAGTCTAGCCTCTTCCTCTGAGGAGCAAGTGCATGAGTTACCTGACCAGCCGAGTTTGCCCCAGACTGTGAGTCCAGCCTCTTCCTCTGTCAGCAGCCAGGGCTGGAAGCAGGCCACTGGGAGGTTCTTTAAGCTCATGAGAAGATGCCTTTGTTTTACATatgacaaaaaggaccacaaagCATCGGACAGCAAAGCTGCACAAATGATCAAACCTCAACAGGCCAAACCACGCTCTCTCAAATTTACCTGGAGGATGAAGATCACCAGTTCCTTGGAGCCCGACGAGATGCTGCAGGAGATCTGTCAAGTGTTGGATGCCAATGGCTGTGACTGGGATCTCACCCACAAATACACACTGCTGTGTATGAATGGCACACCAGGACAACAGGACTTCACTCAGTGGAGGATGGAGGTGTGCACCCTGCCTCGGAGGACTCTCAATggggtgaaagtgaagagaatttcagGGACCTCTGAGGCCTTTAATAGCATTGTCTCAAAAATCACCAGGGACCTTGCACTTTAA